The genomic DNA ACGTGCTGGTACAGATTGCCTTTTTTACCAGCTCGGCCAACATGGAGGCGGAAAAACGCAAGACCGATCTGCTGGTGGAAATGCAGGACTCGCTTAAGCAGTATAGCACCGGCAGCTTTAACCGCACCGCCGACATCATTAAAATTGGGGAAGAAGCATCTCAGCCTTACCTGGACTCACTGAAGGCGCTGGCCGCCCGGCTTAACACCTATGGCCCGCCCCCGCCGCCCGTGCACCACATCATGGCCAGCGATTCAGTATATGTGGAAAGTATCGCCATAACGGGTGCCAAACGGGTGCCCAGGCGCCTGATTACCGGCAAGCTGCACATCCAGGAAAAAGACACCCTGGTGCTGGAAGAAATAGAAGACCACGTGGAAGAACTTTACGGCACCCGGCATTTCGATAAGGTCTCGTACACGCTGCAGCCCCGAGAAAGCGGCTATCACCTGCAGGTGCAGGTAAAAGAGGCGCCGCCCTCCTCGCTGAAAGCCGCCGTCTTTTACGACTCTGAAAACCGGGCCGGCGTAACGGTAAACCTGACGCAGCGCAACCTGTTTGCCCTCGGCTCGCGGTTTATAGCCGAAGGGGACTTTGCCCAGGCTCCGCGCGTGGATCTGAATTACCTCAAGTACCTAGGCAAAACGCAGAGCGTGGCCGCCGTGGCGGGGGCCTATTATTATGGCTATGAGTTTCCGAGCTACGACCAGGATAACAACAAAATTGCCGTTTTCAACAAGAACAAGTATGCAGGCTATGCCGGCTGGCAGTCCAGCAAACATACTAACTGGACGCTGGGCCAGCGCATCAGCCTTTACCATGCGCGGCTCTCGCCGGAAGTAGCCGGCCAGGTAATCCTCAATGGCAGAACCTTCGACAGCTCCCTGCTGCAGAAGCTCCGCAACAGTGCCTGGGGCCTGAGCACCTTTTACCAGCTCAATAACCTCAACAGTGCCGTATTTCCTACCAAAGGCTGGAAAGTGGATGTAGCGGCGGAAGGGATGAAGCCCGGCCACGTAAAAGCCAGCTTTGTGGCAGGAAACAGCGAGCTGAAAGACGCCATCAACCAACGGACATACCCCACTTACCTGCGGTTTACCGTGAAGAGCACGGGCCTGGTGCCGCTGCGCCAAAACCTGAGCCTGGTGCTGCGTCAGGGGCTGGTATATTATACATCGGAGCAGGTGCCACCCGACCAGGAGATGTATGTGGGCGGCTTCCGGCCTATCGTGCCCAACAGCCTAGATTTCTGGGGTGTGGAGCCTTATACTTATGCGCTGACCAGAGCCTTATACCTGCAGGCAGGCCTGCAGCTGCGGATACGCAAAAACTATTACCTGCAACCCATGGCGCAGGCGGTAGACGTGGGCCTGCTACAGAGCACACGCACCCTGCATGGGCAAGCCTTCCGGATCAGCTATGGCCTCTCGGCAGGGTATGACTCCCCGTTGGGGCCATTGGTGCTGGGCGTAGCCCGGCAAAACGATTCCTCGCTGCGGGGTTACCTAGGCCTAGGCTTCCGTTTGCCCACCTACTAACCCGCTTATTGCGGTACGCGGCTGATGAGTTCCTGTATGCCTTTGGCCACTTGCTCCTGCAGCTTTTTATCTTTCTCCTGCAGAATGCTTTCGGCGGTGCCCTGCCATACCAGTTCGTTGCGGTCGGGGTTTACCAGGTCGAGGGTGACAGTGCCTGTTTTATAGCGGCCCACTTCCACCTCTTTGCTTTTCCAGGTATACCGGCGCTGCCCGATATAGGTAGGCGGATCTGTGACGAAATTGGTCTGGCGCGTCTGCACCTTCTCCTCCACTACAATACCAATGTTTACCAGTAGATCCGGATTTTGAGTTACCTGTTGTAGCCCGCGGGCCTGCAGCTGCCTGGCGATCTCGTTTTGCAGCAGCGCCACCTTTGGCTTATCGTTTTCCTCCAGGCCAGTACCCGATGCGGCTACCTCATAAAAGGCAAAGGTCCGGTAACGGGCCAGGTGAAAATCAGGCGCCGGCTCGGAGGTGATCACTATTTTAGGTGTGCAACCCGCTGCTACGATCAACCAGAAAAGCAGGATACATATTATGCGCTTGTTCATACGTGAAGTGTTAAGTTCAACCAGTTTTTTATGGCTACCATGCAAGTCGGATGTGCCCCACCCCGCAGCAGGCCGTTACCTTTGTATACTACTCCTGTCTTATTTAGATCAGCTCTAAATATATTCCGGA from Pontibacter liquoris includes the following:
- a CDS encoding patatin-like phospholipase family protein is translated as MSARHVKVCLPLLLSLLLLLAPSFRIQAQPQLQPGKPRPKVGLVLSGGGAKGMAHIGFLKVMEEAGIRPDYITGTSMGSLVGALYAMGYSADEIKEIALKIDWNKVLSNKVSLNKVALEEKDYFARYMVELPLEKLRIGIPSGMIEGQALAETFSRLTRSAHGITDFSKLPIPFACVATDLLTGEKVVLKKGSLPEAMRASMAIPSVFTPVHIDGHLLVDGGMVQNFPVQEALDMGADIIIGVNVSGALEPEANLNSMLNVLVQIAFFTSSANMEAEKRKTDLLVEMQDSLKQYSTGSFNRTADIIKIGEEASQPYLDSLKALAARLNTYGPPPPPVHHIMASDSVYVESIAITGAKRVPRRLITGKLHIQEKDTLVLEEIEDHVEELYGTRHFDKVSYTLQPRESGYHLQVQVKEAPPSSLKAAVFYDSENRAGVTVNLTQRNLFALGSRFIAEGDFAQAPRVDLNYLKYLGKTQSVAAVAGAYYYGYEFPSYDQDNNKIAVFNKNKYAGYAGWQSSKHTNWTLGQRISLYHARLSPEVAGQVILNGRTFDSSLLQKLRNSAWGLSTFYQLNNLNSAVFPTKGWKVDVAAEGMKPGHVKASFVAGNSELKDAINQRTYPTYLRFTVKSTGLVPLRQNLSLVLRQGLVYYTSEQVPPDQEMYVGGFRPIVPNSLDFWGVEPYTYALTRALYLQAGLQLRIRKNYYLQPMAQAVDVGLLQSTRTLHGQAFRISYGLSAGYDSPLGPLVLGVARQNDSSLRGYLGLGFRLPTY
- a CDS encoding DUF4136 domain-containing protein; this encodes MNKRIICILLFWLIVAAGCTPKIVITSEPAPDFHLARYRTFAFYEVAASGTGLEENDKPKVALLQNEIARQLQARGLQQVTQNPDLLVNIGIVVEEKVQTRQTNFVTDPPTYIGQRRYTWKSKEVEVGRYKTGTVTLDLVNPDRNELVWQGTAESILQEKDKKLQEQVAKGIQELISRVPQ